A window of the Streptomyces sp. NBC_00454 genome harbors these coding sequences:
- a CDS encoding DUF397 domain-containing protein — protein MSATTAPKWFKSSYSGDDGDACVEVATCSGTVHVRDSKVTDGPVLDLTPAAWAALTEWTAR, from the coding sequence ATGAGTGCCACGACCGCACCGAAGTGGTTCAAGTCCAGCTACAGCGGTGACGACGGGGATGCCTGCGTAGAGGTAGCCACCTGCTCAGGGACCGTCCACGTCCGCGACTCCAAGGTCACCGACGGCCCCGTACTCGACCTGACCCCCGCCGCCTGGGCCGCCCTTACGGAGTGGACCGCTCGCTGA